The following coding sequences lie in one Mercenaria mercenaria strain notata chromosome 5, MADL_Memer_1, whole genome shotgun sequence genomic window:
- the LOC123556860 gene encoding uncharacterized protein LOC123556860 gives MDGNATLECPFDLATPIGNSGVEPVLERYESALLMILGFGGFSIILALVHNAVRKHIFHDEHNLDTTFDAGGNVSLSLTAVTVASQLIWPGDILHSATLTAKNGIAGPFWYAVGIIFNIFIFPIFSVQFKTRAPGAKTYLQVIHARFGRNAHIVFCCFALVTNLVITIGILLAGRATIQSLTKDASDEFTLLTMAVLFGSYSLIGGLGTTFYVSYFNACLVFVLLIVFVVKIWHNTDEDYAAIGNVEKMYNAITCIKGPEENYEHSYLTFRSGVAFLFGVIEVFVSSAVTYCDQASWQSRIAAKPTQGVYGFLLGGLIWFAIPSTMATTTGLAYLALSSENKTNLLTNAQIDEGLVTPLIAETVLGSAGGILVLTMGAMALMSTGSGEVMAMSSIIVYDIYQTYIRPFRRELTEIDCVLCGKKKKDIVKKKSNKNNATSRCECPDVSCCQQCKDDMKIRSVQHSNGIKPPYTCSTHGRYREYQDSLIGFKDWCIVMVTISIIPLGLVVFETGIDLNWIFYSGAIVTIPCFPPVILSIIWVKATGKGLISGGIAGLLCGIAATLAAASFYEGGLGKFLQNTVQNYAILAGTCSSFGASLFGCIIVSLFTHKIKSIDVENLEWQKMYDIENPLNPWELNYREDLKGLEYEGKPTFEQMAATFRRAKLVAYIGGAVCIVAFAVVIPGIMAMFPKMDLTQFSFWIWGTQIFAVVMALIVVIAPMTEEIHKIMKEYRKSACKMNGGYGQMNTIIAEKTDVNDSKTPVTNV, from the exons TGTTGAGCCAGTGCTGGAGCGGTATGAGTCTGCCCTGTTGATGATTCTCGGGTTTGGTGGGTTCTCAATCATTCTAGCATTGGTACATAATGCGGTGAGGAAGCATATTTTTCACGACGAACACAATTTGGACACAACCTTTGACGCCGGCGGGAATGTATCTCTTAGTTTGACGGCGGTGACTGTTGCTTCCCAACTTATATGGCCAGGGGATATTCTGCACAGTGCTACACTCACAGCTAAG AACGGCATTGCGGGACCATTTTGGTATGCAGTGGGtatcatctttaatatttttatttttccaatcTTCTCCGTCCAgttcaaaacaagagcaccggGTGCTAAAACCTACTTACAG GTGATACATGCCAGGTTTGGTCGTAATGCACATATAGTTTTCTGCTGCTTTGCCTTAGTAACCAACCTGGTCATTACAATTGGAATACTTCTAGCTGGCAGAGCAACCATCCAGTCGCTGACCAAGGATGCCTCAGATGAATTTACCCTTCTTACAATGGCTGTATTGTTCGGCTCATACTCCTTGATTGGAGGTCTTGGTACTACTTTTTATGTGTCATACTTCAATGCCTGCCTTGTGTTTGTTTTGCTTATTGTTTTCGTTGTGAAAATTTGGCACAATACAGACGAAGACTATGCCGCCATTGGTAATGTGGAAAAGATGTACAACGCGATCACTTGCATCAAAGGTCCGGAGGAAAATTACGAACACAGTTATCTGACCTTCCGATCAGGCGTCGCCTTTCTCTTTGGAGTTATCGAG GTATTTGTATCATCAGCGGTGACGTACTGCGATCAAGCCTCATGGCAAAGCCGTATTGCTGCCAAGCCAACCCAAGGTGTGTACGGTTTCCTGCTTGGCGGGCTCATATGGTTCGCGATACCGTCCACAATGGCAACAACCACTGGACTGGCTTACCTTGCACTCAGCTCGGAAAATAAGACAAACCTGCTTACAAATGCACAAATAGACGAAG GCCTGGTTACACCTTTAATCGCAGAAACTGTTTTGGGAAGTGCCGGTGGTATTCTTGTGTTGACCATGGGAGCAATGGCATTGATGTCGACAGGGTCAGGAGAGGTCATGGCAATGTCATCAATTATCGTTTAtgatatatatcaaacatacattcGTCCATTCAG ACGTGAGTTGACAGAAATTGACTGTGTACTGTGTGGCAAAAAGAAGAAAGATATCGTGAAGAAAAAGAGCAACAAGAACAATGCAACGTCTCGATGTGAGTGCCCGGATGTCTCCTGTTGTCAACAATGCAAAGATGATATGAAGATTCGGAGTGTGCAACATTCTAATGGCATAAAGCCTCCATATAC GTGCAGTACGCATGGACGCTACAGAGAGTACCAGGACAGCCTGATAGGCTTCAAAGACTGGTGTATTGTCATGGTTACAATTTCAATCATACCTCTTGGCCTGGTCGTGTTCGAAACCGGAATAGATCTGAACTGGATTTTCTACAGTGGCGCAATTGTGACCATACCTTGCTTTCCTCCAGTGATACTTTCTATAATATGGGTGAAAGCAACCGGAAAGGGCCTCATTTCAG gtGGAATTGCCGGTCTTTTATGTGGAATCGCTGCTACTCTTGCTGCTGCCTCATTCTACGAAGGGGGACTTGGTAAATTTCTTCAAAATACCGTACAAAACTATGCCATTTTGGCAGGAACATGCAGTAGTTTTGGTGCAAGTCTTTTCGGCTGTATAATAGTATCACTTTTCACTCATAAAATCAAAAGTATAGATGTTGAGAACTTAGAATGGCAAAAGATGTACGACATAGAAAATCCTCTAAATCCTTGGGAACTGAACTACAGAGAGGATTTGAAAGGCTTGGAATACGAGGGTAAACCAACTTTTGAACAGATGGCGGCAACTTTCAGACGCGCCAAACTTGTAGCTTATATCGGTGGCGCTGTGTGCATTGTTGCTTTTGCAGTGGTGATACCCGGAATTATGGCTATGTTTCCTAAGATGGACCTTACCCAGTTTTCCTTTTGGATTTGGGGCACACAAATATTTGCCGTTGTCATGGCACTCATTGTTGTCATAGCACCGATGACTGAGGAGATtcataaaataatgaaagaatatAGGAAGAGTGCATGCAAAATGAATGGTGGATATGGACAAATGAACACCATTATAGCGGAAAAAACGGACGTAAACGATAGCAAAACTCCTGTTACTAATGTGTAG